From a region of the Pukyongiella litopenaei genome:
- a CDS encoding FAD-dependent monooxygenase, which translates to MKLDGQSTLVLGGGIAGLAAALCLRRFGADVTVLEQAPEISEVGAGLQISPNGVAVLRALGLEAALARDAVRARAVVLRDYARTGEVLRLDLARLASGQGYYFVHRADLIDLLAGAAREAGVEIRLLQQVQRVEAGPDPVVHLPGGVTMTADLVVGADGVHSCARGALGNATDLFFTGQAAWRAVVAAAPGQPAEATVHMGPGRHLVSYPLRGGTLVNIVAVEERASWVAEGWHHRDDPENLRAAFADFSGPAAELLGRVDDVGHWGLFRHPVAELWHEGRLAILGDAAHPTLPFMAQGANMALEDAWVLADSLSRAGTMELGLAAYQARRRDRVVRVVAAASGNAWKYHLRSAPVRGAAHLALKLGGALAPGRMVHQFNWIYGHDVTA; encoded by the coding sequence ATGAAACTCGACGGGCAAAGCACTCTGGTCCTGGGTGGCGGGATCGCGGGCCTGGCCGCCGCCCTGTGCCTGCGGCGTTTCGGGGCCGATGTGACGGTGCTGGAACAGGCGCCCGAGATTTCCGAGGTCGGTGCCGGGTTGCAGATCAGCCCCAACGGTGTCGCGGTGCTGCGCGCGCTCGGCCTCGAAGCCGCGCTGGCACGGGATGCGGTGCGCGCGCGCGCGGTGGTGTTGCGGGACTATGCCCGCACGGGCGAGGTGCTGCGGCTCGATCTGGCCCGTCTGGCATCCGGCCAGGGCTATTACTTCGTGCATCGCGCCGACCTCATCGACCTGCTGGCGGGGGCGGCCCGCGAGGCTGGGGTCGAGATCCGGCTGCTGCAGCAGGTCCAGCGCGTGGAGGCAGGGCCGGACCCGGTCGTGCACCTGCCCGGCGGCGTGACGATGACGGCGGATCTCGTGGTGGGCGCGGATGGAGTGCATTCCTGCGCGCGCGGGGCGCTCGGCAACGCAACCGATCTGTTCTTTACCGGCCAGGCGGCTTGGCGCGCGGTGGTGGCGGCCGCTCCGGGCCAGCCGGCCGAGGCCACCGTGCATATGGGGCCGGGGCGCCACCTGGTAAGTTATCCGCTCCGCGGCGGAACGCTGGTCAATATCGTCGCGGTCGAAGAACGCGCCTCCTGGGTCGCCGAGGGCTGGCATCACCGCGACGACCCGGAAAACCTGCGGGCCGCCTTTGCCGATTTCTCCGGGCCGGCGGCCGAGTTGCTGGGCCGCGTCGACGATGTCGGTCACTGGGGGCTGTTCCGGCACCCGGTTGCCGAGCTTTGGCACGAGGGGCGGCTGGCGATCCTGGGCGATGCGGCGCATCCGACGCTGCCGTTCATGGCGCAGGGGGCGAACATGGCGCTCGAGGATGCCTGGGTGCTGGCTGACAGTCTGTCACGGGCCGGAACGATGGAGCTGGGGCTGGCCGCCTACCAGGCCCGCCGCCGCGACCGGGTGGTCCGGGTGGTTGCCGCCGCCAGCGGAAACGCCTGGAAATACCACCTGCGGTCTGCGCCCGTGCGGGGCGCGGCGCATCTGGCGCTGAAACTGGGCGGGGCCCTCGCGCCGGGACGGATGGTGCATCAGTTCAACTGGATCTACGGCCACGACGTGACCGCCTGA
- a CDS encoding HesB/IscA family protein, producing the protein MNLPPKVTDRAFQRLAEIGAAEQGQALRVAVEGGGCSGFQYDIVLDAPGDGDLVLEGNGQKVVVDRVSLPFLENAVIDFADELIGARFVIENPNATSSCGCGTSFSM; encoded by the coding sequence ATGAACCTGCCGCCGAAAGTCACCGACCGCGCCTTTCAACGGCTGGCCGAGATCGGGGCCGCCGAACAGGGCCAGGCCCTGCGCGTCGCCGTCGAAGGCGGCGGCTGCTCGGGGTTTCAGTATGACATCGTGCTGGACGCACCGGGCGATGGGGACCTCGTGCTCGAGGGCAACGGGCAAAAGGTGGTGGTCGACCGGGTGTCGCTGCCGTTCCTCGAAAACGCGGTGATCGATTTCGCCGATGAACTGATCGGCGCCCGGTTCGTGATCGAGAACCCCAACGCCACGTCCTCTTGCGGCTGCGGCACGTCCTTTTCGATGTAG
- a CDS encoding deoxyguanosinetriphosphate triphosphohydrolase — MKASFATDPARSRGRLVPEEESSFRSCFQRDRDRIIHAGAFRRLKHKTQVFVEHEGDLFRTRLTHSIEVAQVARTISGALGLNPELTEAVALAHDLGHTPFGHTGEDALHALMVPHGGFDHNAQAIRIVTALERHYAEFDGLNLTWETLEGIAKHNGPVTGDLPWALAECNAAFDLELHSHAGPEAQVAALSDDIAYNNHDLHDGLRAGLFTDDEIAALPIVDAAFDAVDTAYPGLDRSRRRHEALRRVFGVMVSDVIDTSRAQLDASGARSVEDLRLLGRPVIAFSDPLLARLREIRGFLFTRMYRAPSVMKIRAEVTQVIEDLFPLYLSRPELLPGQWQAEIAAVADETALARIVSDYIAGMTDRFALQEHARLMGGA; from the coding sequence ATGAAGGCATCATTTGCGACCGATCCGGCGCGCAGCCGCGGGCGGCTGGTGCCCGAAGAGGAAAGCAGCTTCAGATCCTGCTTCCAGCGTGACCGCGACCGGATCATCCATGCCGGCGCCTTTCGGCGGCTCAAGCACAAGACGCAGGTCTTCGTCGAACACGAGGGTGATCTGTTCCGCACCCGGCTGACCCATTCGATCGAGGTGGCGCAGGTGGCGCGGACCATTTCGGGTGCGCTGGGCCTGAACCCGGAACTGACCGAGGCGGTGGCGCTGGCTCATGATCTGGGCCACACCCCGTTCGGGCATACCGGCGAGGACGCGCTGCATGCGCTGATGGTGCCCCATGGCGGGTTCGACCACAACGCGCAGGCGATCCGCATCGTCACCGCGCTGGAACGGCATTATGCCGAGTTCGACGGCCTGAACCTGACCTGGGAAACGCTCGAAGGCATCGCCAAGCACAATGGTCCGGTCACCGGTGACCTGCCCTGGGCGCTGGCCGAATGCAATGCGGCATTCGACCTGGAACTGCACAGCCATGCCGGCCCCGAGGCGCAGGTGGCGGCGTTGTCGGATGACATCGCCTACAACAATCACGACCTGCATGACGGGTTGCGCGCCGGGCTGTTCACCGATGACGAGATCGCGGCGCTGCCCATCGTCGATGCCGCATTTGACGCGGTCGACACCGCCTATCCGGGGCTGGACAGATCACGCCGCCGGCACGAGGCGCTGAGGCGGGTGTTCGGGGTGATGGTGTCGGATGTGATCGACACCTCGCGCGCGCAGCTCGACGCGTCGGGCGCGCGCAGCGTCGAGGATCTGCGCCTGCTGGGCCGTCCGGTCATTGCCTTTTCCGATCCGCTGCTGGCCAGGCTGCGCGAAATCCGCGGGTTCCTGTTCACGCGCATGTATCGCGCGCCCTCGGTGATGAAGATCCGGGCCGAGGTCACGCAGGTGATCGAGGACCTGTTCCCGCTCTACCTGTCGCGGCCCGAACTGTTGCCGGGCCAGTGGCAGGCCGAGATCGCCGCGGTGGCGGATGAAACCGCGCTGGCGCGGATCGTGTCGGACTACATCGCCGGCATGACCGACCGCTTCGCGCTGCAGGAACACGCCCGGCTGATGGGCGGGGCATAG
- the xth gene encoding exodeoxyribonuclease III yields the protein MKIATFNINGIKARAQALPAWLDDAQPDVVLLQEIKSVDEAFPRDIFEDRGYNVETHGQKGFNGVAILSKLPLEDVRRGLPGDDSDEQARWIEATVVGTRALRVCGLYLPNGNPAPGPKYDYKLAWMERLRHRARDLLASEEPALMAGDYNIIPQPEDAARPEAWHKDALFLPQSRAAYWRIVNLGFTDAFRACQPAPGHYSFWDYQAGAWNRNDGIRIDHLLLTPQAADLLRDCRIDAEIRGYEKPSDHVPVWIDLDI from the coding sequence ATGAAGATTGCAACATTCAACATCAACGGCATCAAGGCCCGTGCGCAGGCGCTGCCCGCCTGGCTCGATGACGCGCAGCCCGACGTGGTCCTGCTGCAGGAAATCAAGTCGGTCGACGAGGCGTTCCCGCGCGATATCTTCGAGGATCGCGGATACAACGTGGAGACGCACGGCCAGAAGGGCTTCAACGGCGTCGCGATCCTGTCGAAACTGCCGCTTGAGGATGTGCGCCGCGGCCTGCCCGGCGACGACAGCGACGAACAGGCCCGCTGGATCGAGGCGACCGTGGTCGGCACGCGTGCGCTGCGGGTCTGCGGGCTCTACCTGCCCAACGGCAACCCGGCGCCGGGGCCGAAATACGATTACAAGCTGGCCTGGATGGAACGGCTGCGCCACCGCGCCCGCGATCTTCTGGCCAGCGAGGAACCGGCGCTGATGGCCGGCGACTACAACATCATCCCGCAACCCGAGGATGCCGCGCGCCCCGAGGCCTGGCACAAGGACGCGCTGTTTCTGCCGCAGAGCCGGGCGGCATATTGGCGGATCGTCAATCTCGGCTTTACCGATGCGTTCCGCGCCTGCCAGCCGGCGCCCGGACATTATTCGTTCTGGGATTACCAGGCCGGCGCATGGAACCGCAATGACGGGATCCGCATCGATCATCTCCTGCTGACCCCGCAGGCGGCGGACCTGCTCCGCGATTGCCGGATCGACGCCGAAATCCGGGGCTATGAAAAGCCTTCGGATCACGTTCCGGTCTGGATCGACCTGGATATCTGA